From the genome of Aerococcus sanguinicola:
TTTAAAGCCTGCCTAGACCTAGGCGCTAAGGAAAAGGCTAGTCCTTGCGCTCTTTTTTCTCTTTTTCCTGTTCGTTGCGGATTGCTTGGTAGTCGGGATCTTTCTTGCCCCGTCTAAGGCGTGCCCTAAATTCGGACTGCATCAGCTTGCGGATACTCTTGGCCGATAGCTTCTCATTGCGGACATCGTGCTCAGCGATAACGCGAAGAACAGAAATATAGGACATAGCTAGGGCAGTGGTCACAATAGAGGCAGTTGCTCCAGAGATTGCCCCACCAGCTAGGCTGCCCAAGCCTGGAATGAGCTTAAAGATATTGCCCACCAAGGTCCGGCCCAGGAAGGTCGCTCCTGTAGTGCCCCCCACTGCCCCAATCAGGCCCACTAAGGTCTGGTGTTCCAAGGAAACACCAAAAATAGCGGTAATATGGGCTAGCATGGAAATTTGTAGGGGGACGATTAAAGCCGCGTCTGCGAAAGGAATGGGGGTAAAGCCCACACCAAAAGTTGAAATAATATAGCGGCGCGCCCAACGTCGCGCCAGACGTGCTTTGCGGTCGAGATCTCCCTGTTGGGCATTGTTAAAAGCATCCTGAACATCATGGGGAATGACAGCCAGGGTTTGCTCAATCAAGTGGTCTAAGCCGTAAGCTTCCACCGTGTAGTCTGGGCTCACCGGATAATCCTTGGCCATGATCGGGACCACCGCTTGAACCTTTAAGTTCAGATTTTCCAAGTATTTTTTGAAGTCTTGGGCAGGTTGACCGATCGCCTGGGTTAAAACCAGAATAACCGGCATCTTCTCA
Proteins encoded in this window:
- a CDS encoding GTPase is translated as MKKTSAVDLSLIEELTQQTQDEIKKMKPIHILVVGKTGVGKSTLINRVFRERLVETGIGEPITKHLRQITKDNLPLVLYDTRGLELDAAIQDQVAREINECLDQLEAEGETMHCAYYCINASSSRIEPMEKDFIQGLAEKMPVILVLTQAIGQPAQDFKKYLENLNLKVQAVVPIMAKDYPVSPDYTVEAYGLDHLIEQTLAVIPHDVQDAFNNAQQGDLDRKARLARRWARRYIISTFGVGFTPIPFADAALIVPLQISMLAHITAIFGVSLEHQTLVGLIGAVGGTTGATFLGRTLVGNIFKLIPGLGSLAGGAISGATASIVTTALAMSYISVLRVIAEHDVRNEKLSAKSIRKLMQSEFRARLRRGKKDPDYQAIRNEQEKEKKERKD